In the genome of Andrena cerasifolii isolate SP2316 chromosome 5, iyAndCera1_principal, whole genome shotgun sequence, one region contains:
- the Dpcoac gene encoding dephosphocoenzyme A carrier isoform X1, giving the protein MCGHTTTHPVESSEAVIARIQMSVLSDTTKQLPILQAASPLSMEEQDVGATKKQGKFIGKDGISNTQRVWTSLVSGAVAGALAKTTIAPLDRTKINFQISKKPYSAKAAIKFLIKTVKTEGLLSLWRGNSATMARIIPYSAVQFTAHEQWKRILGVNGSERHKPGLNFLAGALAGVTSQGTTYPLDLMRARMAVTQKAEYKTLRQIFVRIYLEEGILAYYRGFVATLLGVIPYAGCSFFTYDLLRSWLTVNTTVAIPGFSTSLICGGIAGMVAQTSSYPLDIVRRRMQTSAIKGQHYHTIGSTIIKIYREEGIMAFYKGLSMNWVKGPIAVGISFATHDTIRDTLRKVIARQDESVN; this is encoded by the exons ATGTGTGGACATACAACGACCCATCCTGTTGAAAGCAGTGAAGCAGTTATTGCAAGAATACAAATGTCTGTATTGTCGGACACGACAAAGCAACTACCCATCCTACAGGCTGCGTCACCTTTGTCAATGGAAGAACAGGATGTAGGTGCTACG AAGAAACAAGGGAAGTTTATTGGGAAAGATGGTATCTCGAATACACAAAGGGTATGGACAAGTTTGGTGTCGGGTGCTGTTGCAGGAGCATTGGCGAAAACGACGATAGCGCCCCTGGAtcgcacaaaaataaatttccagaTATCGAAGAAACCATACTCGGCGAAGGCGGCaattaaattcttaataaaGACTGTTAAAACGGAAGGTTTACTTAGCTTATGGAGAGGAAATAGCGCAACTATGGCTAGGATTATCCCATACTCTGCCGTGCAATTCACAGCCCACGAGCAATGGAAAAGAATTCTAGGAGTAAATGGATCGGAAAG ACATAAGCCTGGATTGAATTTCCTTGCTGGTGCACTGGCAGGTGTGACGTCGCAAGGCACAACTTACCCCCTGGATTTGATGAGGGCGAGAATGGCTGTGACGCAGAAGGCTGAATACAAAACCCTGCGACAGATTTTTGTACGCATTTACTTGGAGGAAGGGATATTGGCTTATTATCGCGGATTCGTTGCAACCCTGCTCGGTGTCATTCCCTACGCTGGTTGCAGTTTCTTCACCTACGACCTGCTCAGGAGCTGGCTGACTG TGAACACGACGGTGGCTATCCCTGGCTTCTCGACATCACTGATTTGCGGTGGCATTGCCGGAATGGTTGCTCAGACTAGCAGCTACCCTTTGGACATCGTTCGGAGGAGAATGCAGACCTCGGCTATCAAGGGCCAGCATTATCACACAATTGGCTCAACCATAATAAAGATTTATAG AGAAGAAGGTATAATGGCTTTTTATAAAGGACTAAGCATGAATTGGGTGAAGGGCCCGATCGCAGTGGGAATTAGCTTTGCGACACACGATACAATTCGCGATACATTAAGGAAAGTTATTGCTCGCCAAGATGAATCGGTAAATTAA
- the Dpcoac gene encoding dephosphocoenzyme A carrier isoform X4, producing the protein MCGHTTTHPVESSEAVIARIQMSVLSDTTKQLPILQAASPLSMEEQDVGATKKQGKFIGKDGISNTQRVWTSLVSGAVAGALAKTTIAPLDRTKINFQISKKPYSAKAAIKFLIKTVKTEGLLSLWRGNSATMARIIPYSAVQFTAHEQWKRILGVNGSERHKPGLNFLAGALAGVTSQGTTYPLDLMRARMAVTQKAEYKTLRQIFVRIYLEEGILAYYRGFVATLLGVIPYAGCSFFTYDLLRSWLTGYPWGTSGLFPDIWDSTYFNSDTCRDKSDGGVFQVRASCSMMATCR; encoded by the exons ATGTGTGGACATACAACGACCCATCCTGTTGAAAGCAGTGAAGCAGTTATTGCAAGAATACAAATGTCTGTATTGTCGGACACGACAAAGCAACTACCCATCCTACAGGCTGCGTCACCTTTGTCAATGGAAGAACAGGATGTAGGTGCTACG AAGAAACAAGGGAAGTTTATTGGGAAAGATGGTATCTCGAATACACAAAGGGTATGGACAAGTTTGGTGTCGGGTGCTGTTGCAGGAGCATTGGCGAAAACGACGATAGCGCCCCTGGAtcgcacaaaaataaatttccagaTATCGAAGAAACCATACTCGGCGAAGGCGGCaattaaattcttaataaaGACTGTTAAAACGGAAGGTTTACTTAGCTTATGGAGAGGAAATAGCGCAACTATGGCTAGGATTATCCCATACTCTGCCGTGCAATTCACAGCCCACGAGCAATGGAAAAGAATTCTAGGAGTAAATGGATCGGAAAG ACATAAGCCTGGATTGAATTTCCTTGCTGGTGCACTGGCAGGTGTGACGTCGCAAGGCACAACTTACCCCCTGGATTTGATGAGGGCGAGAATGGCTGTGACGCAGAAGGCTGAATACAAAACCCTGCGACAGATTTTTGTACGCATTTACTTGGAGGAAGGGATATTGGCTTATTATCGCGGATTCGTTGCAACCCTGCTCGGTGTCATTCCCTACGCTGGTTGCAGTTTCTTCACCTACGACCTGCTCAGGAGCTGGCTGACTG GGTACCCGTGGGGCACGTCGGGGCTGTTTCCCGATATTTGGGACAGTACTTACTTTAATAGCGACACTTGTCGAGACAAGTCCGATGGCGGCGTTTTTCAAGTACGTGCTTCATGTTCGATGATGGCTACGTGTCGATGA
- the Dpcoac gene encoding dephosphocoenzyme A carrier isoform X3: protein MCGHTTTHPVESSEAVIARIQMSVLSDTTKQLPILQAASPLSMEEQDVGATKKQGKFIGKDGISNTQRVWTSLVSGAVAGALAKTTIAPLDRTKINFQISKKPYSAKAAIKFLIKTVKTEGLLSLWRGNSATMARIIPYSAVQFTAHEQWKRILGVNGSERHKPGLNFLAGALAGVTSQGTTYPLDLMRARMAVTQKAEYKTLRQIFVRIYLEEGILAYYRGFVATLLGVIPYAGCSFFTYDLLRSWLTAGYPWGTSGLFPDIWDSTYFNSDTCRDKSDGGVFQVRASCSMMATCR, encoded by the exons ATGTGTGGACATACAACGACCCATCCTGTTGAAAGCAGTGAAGCAGTTATTGCAAGAATACAAATGTCTGTATTGTCGGACACGACAAAGCAACTACCCATCCTACAGGCTGCGTCACCTTTGTCAATGGAAGAACAGGATGTAGGTGCTACG AAGAAACAAGGGAAGTTTATTGGGAAAGATGGTATCTCGAATACACAAAGGGTATGGACAAGTTTGGTGTCGGGTGCTGTTGCAGGAGCATTGGCGAAAACGACGATAGCGCCCCTGGAtcgcacaaaaataaatttccagaTATCGAAGAAACCATACTCGGCGAAGGCGGCaattaaattcttaataaaGACTGTTAAAACGGAAGGTTTACTTAGCTTATGGAGAGGAAATAGCGCAACTATGGCTAGGATTATCCCATACTCTGCCGTGCAATTCACAGCCCACGAGCAATGGAAAAGAATTCTAGGAGTAAATGGATCGGAAAG ACATAAGCCTGGATTGAATTTCCTTGCTGGTGCACTGGCAGGTGTGACGTCGCAAGGCACAACTTACCCCCTGGATTTGATGAGGGCGAGAATGGCTGTGACGCAGAAGGCTGAATACAAAACCCTGCGACAGATTTTTGTACGCATTTACTTGGAGGAAGGGATATTGGCTTATTATCGCGGATTCGTTGCAACCCTGCTCGGTGTCATTCCCTACGCTGGTTGCAGTTTCTTCACCTACGACCTGCTCAGGAGCTGGCTGACTG CAGGGTACCCGTGGGGCACGTCGGGGCTGTTTCCCGATATTTGGGACAGTACTTACTTTAATAGCGACACTTGTCGAGACAAGTCCGATGGCGGCGTTTTTCAAGTACGTGCTTCATGTTCGATGATGGCTACGTGTCGATGA
- the Dpcoac gene encoding dephosphocoenzyme A carrier isoform X2, translated as MCGHTTTHPVESSEAVIARIQMSVLSDTTKQLPILQAASPLSMEEQDKKQGKFIGKDGISNTQRVWTSLVSGAVAGALAKTTIAPLDRTKINFQISKKPYSAKAAIKFLIKTVKTEGLLSLWRGNSATMARIIPYSAVQFTAHEQWKRILGVNGSERHKPGLNFLAGALAGVTSQGTTYPLDLMRARMAVTQKAEYKTLRQIFVRIYLEEGILAYYRGFVATLLGVIPYAGCSFFTYDLLRSWLTVNTTVAIPGFSTSLICGGIAGMVAQTSSYPLDIVRRRMQTSAIKGQHYHTIGSTIIKIYREEGIMAFYKGLSMNWVKGPIAVGISFATHDTIRDTLRKVIARQDESVN; from the exons ATGTGTGGACATACAACGACCCATCCTGTTGAAAGCAGTGAAGCAGTTATTGCAAGAATACAAATGTCTGTATTGTCGGACACGACAAAGCAACTACCCATCCTACAGGCTGCGTCACCTTTGTCAATGGAAGAACAGGAT AAGAAACAAGGGAAGTTTATTGGGAAAGATGGTATCTCGAATACACAAAGGGTATGGACAAGTTTGGTGTCGGGTGCTGTTGCAGGAGCATTGGCGAAAACGACGATAGCGCCCCTGGAtcgcacaaaaataaatttccagaTATCGAAGAAACCATACTCGGCGAAGGCGGCaattaaattcttaataaaGACTGTTAAAACGGAAGGTTTACTTAGCTTATGGAGAGGAAATAGCGCAACTATGGCTAGGATTATCCCATACTCTGCCGTGCAATTCACAGCCCACGAGCAATGGAAAAGAATTCTAGGAGTAAATGGATCGGAAAG ACATAAGCCTGGATTGAATTTCCTTGCTGGTGCACTGGCAGGTGTGACGTCGCAAGGCACAACTTACCCCCTGGATTTGATGAGGGCGAGAATGGCTGTGACGCAGAAGGCTGAATACAAAACCCTGCGACAGATTTTTGTACGCATTTACTTGGAGGAAGGGATATTGGCTTATTATCGCGGATTCGTTGCAACCCTGCTCGGTGTCATTCCCTACGCTGGTTGCAGTTTCTTCACCTACGACCTGCTCAGGAGCTGGCTGACTG TGAACACGACGGTGGCTATCCCTGGCTTCTCGACATCACTGATTTGCGGTGGCATTGCCGGAATGGTTGCTCAGACTAGCAGCTACCCTTTGGACATCGTTCGGAGGAGAATGCAGACCTCGGCTATCAAGGGCCAGCATTATCACACAATTGGCTCAACCATAATAAAGATTTATAG AGAAGAAGGTATAATGGCTTTTTATAAAGGACTAAGCATGAATTGGGTGAAGGGCCCGATCGCAGTGGGAATTAGCTTTGCGACACACGATACAATTCGCGATACATTAAGGAAAGTTATTGCTCGCCAAGATGAATCGGTAAATTAA
- the Bub3 gene encoding mitotic checkpoint protein Bub3, translating into MESRTEFKIKSPPTDAISAVEFGPNSTQFLLVSSWDSTVRLYDIHANTMRLKYNHDLPVLDVAFQDAVHAYSGGLGNTLKMYDINSNTEQIMGTHDKPIRKIEYCAAVNAILTGGWDTAVKLWDPRTPTCVGSYLQPDVVLALSVCGDKFVVGTAKRKVCIWDLRNMAGMFQRRESSLKYQTRCIKGFPNEQGYVLSSIEGRVAVEYLDTTPEAQKKKYAFKCHRIKENNVEHIYPVNAISFHSTYNTFATGGSDGYVNIWDGFNKKRLCQFHRYNAGVAALSFSHDGSVLAIGVSYLNEAEIPPGGNDEREIYIRYVNDQETKPK; encoded by the exons ATGGAGTCTCGGacagaatttaaaataaaatctccGCCGACCGACGCAATCTCGGCGGTGGAATTCGGACCGAACTCCACGCAGTTCCTCCTAGTCTCTTCATGGGACAGTACTGTCCGGTTGTATGATATTCATGCTAATACTATGagattaaaatataatcatgATTTGCCAGTTCTAGACGTTGCATTTCAG GATGCTGTGCACGCTTATAGCGGTGGTTTGGGAAATACATTGAAGATGTATGATATCAATAGCAATACTG AACAAATAATGGGAACGCATGATAAACCAATTAGAAAAATTGAATACTGCGCTGCGGTGAATGCAATATTAACCGGCGGGTGGGACACAGCAGTAAAGCTTTGGGATCCCAGAACACCCACTTGTGTAGGTAGCTATTTACAACCAGACGTTGTGCTTGCCTTGTCCGTGTGCGGTGATAAGTTTGTAGTAGGTACAGCCAAACGGAAAGTTTGTATTTGGGATTTAAGGAATATGGCTGGTATGTTCCAAAGACGCGAGAGCAGTTTGAAATATCAGACACGTTGCATCAAAGGGTTCCCTAACGAACAA GGGTATGTGCTTAGCAGCATAGAGGGTCGTGTTGCGGTGGAATATCTTGACACCACGCCAGAGGCGCAGAAAAAGAAATACGCCTTTAAATGCCATAGGATAAAGGAGAACAACGTGGAGCACATATATCCAGTGAATGCTATCAGCTTTCACTCGACGTATAATACGTTTGCGACTGGTGGATCAGATGGTTACGTGAATATTTGGGACGGTTTCAACAAGAAACGATTGTGCCAGTTTCACAGATATAACGCTGGAGTCGCTGCACTTAGTTTTAGCCACGATGGCTCTGTACTTGCTATAGGGGTATCGTATTTGAACGAGGCTGAAATCCCACCGGGTGGGAATGACGAAAGAGAGATTTATATAAGATATGTGAATGATCAGGAAACCAAACCAAAATAA